The following proteins come from a genomic window of Candidatus Thiodiazotropha sp. CDECU1:
- a CDS encoding GAK system ATP-grasp enzyme: MDKPKIGVVGIPGKWSTEALADAVNEATGFRLVIDMAEVCAELDSGRLLFRDQDLTRLDAVVVKKISEEYSPHVLDRLEMLRQLQRAGVRVFSKVERIIRLIDRLSCTLSLYNARIPMPPTRITENPAIAAEAVAAFGSAVFKPLYSTKARGMTVIDAGQDPQQLLQQIEAFRVDNPVMYIQKKLALPGRDLGMVFLDGDYLGSYARVGQSGAWNTTIRSGGHYEGYEADEELVALARKAQAIFGLDFTTVDVAETERGPVIFEVSAFGGFRGAQEGMGIDVPSRYVAYMLEELEA; the protein is encoded by the coding sequence TTGGATAAACCGAAAATCGGTGTCGTCGGTATTCCCGGGAAATGGTCCACCGAGGCCCTGGCCGATGCGGTGAACGAGGCCACGGGATTTCGTCTGGTGATCGACATGGCCGAAGTATGCGCCGAACTGGACAGCGGCAGACTCCTGTTTCGGGATCAGGACCTGACCCGTCTCGATGCGGTGGTGGTGAAAAAGATCAGCGAGGAGTACAGCCCACACGTGCTTGACCGGCTCGAGATGTTGCGACAGTTGCAGCGGGCCGGGGTGCGGGTGTTCAGCAAGGTAGAGCGGATCATCCGGCTTATCGACCGCCTTAGCTGTACCCTGTCCCTCTATAATGCAAGGATACCCATGCCACCGACCCGGATCACAGAGAACCCTGCGATTGCCGCCGAAGCTGTCGCTGCATTCGGTTCAGCAGTCTTCAAACCACTCTATTCCACAAAGGCCCGGGGTATGACAGTAATCGATGCCGGGCAGGATCCACAGCAGTTGCTGCAACAGATCGAGGCCTTCCGGGTGGATAATCCGGTAATGTACATCCAGAAAAAACTGGCCTTGCCGGGGCGGGATCTGGGGATGGTCTTTCTCGATGGTGACTACCTGGGCAGTTATGCCAGGGTGGGTCAATCGGGGGCCTGGAACACCACCATCAGGAGTGGCGGTCACTACGAGGGGTATGAGGCCGATGAGGAGCTGGTGGCCTTGGCGCGCAAGGCCCAGGCGATCTTCGGCCTCGATTTCACCACGGTGGATGTGGCGGAGACGGAGCGGGGACCGGTAATCTTCGAGGTCTCCGCATTTGGCGGCTTCCGTGGGGCGCAGGAGGGGATGGGTATAGATGTGCCATCCCGCTATGTGGCCTACATGCTGGAGGAACTGGAGGCATGA
- a CDS encoding HprK-related kinase B, which translates to MNSTTDWAGIVDARDAATRLLQTVPLCEKPLQLAIGECSLVIRSNSQSLLDRLGDYFHHLPRKTGLATIEVTAIESEKLETGLPFIDWQREAGKSGRKDAYLDLTDGRLVFKVRTGMLFLQSEQWRIAAGPCTAYDNQLVNFINSQVMNWLQQREWLICHAAALVLKGHGIAMAGFSGGGKSTLMLHLMEHPKSRYVTNDRLFLRRQGVRVEAVGIPKLPRINPGTLVNSPRLSPLLDQQRREQLLSLPKQELWDLEEKYDVDVERLYGRDRIDTSTPVPLDAMVILNWSREESAPLKLTKIDIAQRSELLNAVMKSPGPFFQDSLGEFIRDDEALQPAPYLALLKSVPIYEVTGKIDFAELSGLCLKLWD; encoded by the coding sequence ATGAACAGCACGACTGACTGGGCCGGGATCGTGGATGCCCGGGATGCGGCCACACGGCTTTTACAAACGGTGCCCCTCTGCGAGAAGCCGCTGCAACTGGCGATAGGTGAATGCAGCCTGGTGATTCGTTCCAACAGCCAATCGTTGCTGGACCGGCTGGGGGACTATTTTCATCACCTACCCAGGAAAACGGGTCTGGCGACAATCGAAGTCACTGCCATTGAGAGTGAAAAGCTCGAGACCGGTCTGCCGTTTATCGACTGGCAGCGGGAAGCGGGTAAGAGTGGACGCAAGGATGCCTATCTCGATCTGACAGATGGGCGTCTGGTGTTCAAGGTGCGCACCGGCATGTTGTTTCTGCAGAGCGAACAGTGGCGTATCGCGGCTGGGCCATGTACGGCCTATGACAACCAGCTAGTCAATTTCATAAACTCACAGGTGATGAACTGGCTGCAGCAGCGGGAGTGGCTGATCTGTCACGCCGCCGCTCTGGTTCTGAAGGGGCATGGGATAGCCATGGCCGGTTTTTCCGGGGGCGGAAAGTCGACCCTGATGCTGCATCTGATGGAGCATCCCAAGAGTCGCTATGTGACCAATGACAGGCTGTTTCTGCGGCGTCAGGGTGTCAGGGTGGAGGCGGTGGGCATCCCCAAGCTTCCCCGCATCAATCCAGGCACTCTGGTGAACAGTCCACGACTCTCACCCCTGCTGGACCAACAGAGAAGGGAACAATTGCTGAGCCTGCCGAAACAGGAACTTTGGGACCTTGAAGAGAAGTACGACGTGGATGTGGAACGGCTCTATGGCCGTGATCGCATCGACACCTCGACCCCCGTGCCTCTGGATGCGATGGTGATCCTGAACTGGAGCAGAGAGGAGAGCGCTCCCCTCAAGCTGACCAAGATCGATATCGCGCAACGCAGTGAACTGCTGAATGCGGTGATGAAATCTCCCGGACCTTTCTTTCAGGACAGTCTCGGTGAGTTTATAAGGGATGATGAAGCGCTTCAGCCTGCGCCCTATCTGGCCCTGTTGAAGAGTGTCCCAATCTATGAGGTGACAGGTAAAATAGACTTTGCCGAATTGAGTGGATTGTGTTTAAAACTGTGGGATTAA
- a CDS encoding histidine phosphatase family protein: MARELMLLRHGKSDWSQQVEDFKRPLKDRGKRGAQRMGVWLLQQRLQPDYVVSSPAERAIVTAQKTIKTMGGDAKTIQEDRRIYAANVDELLRVLADVPPESKRIMLVGHNPGLELLAEYLQGERIPLPSDGKLIPTSTLVMIEMPDDWSELKSGDGNLISIVRPSSMDKKFPFPDEHGTEMRDRPAYYYKQSSVIPYRIKDSKVEILVVMSSKRKHWVLPKGISEPALSLQDSAAKEALEEAGIEGEVAEEPVGTYTYDKWGAECTVKVYPMRVTRELPESEWEENHRGREWLSPKLAMRRVKQAELKPMIQVLAKQLKG, encoded by the coding sequence ATGGCTAGAGAGTTGATGTTGCTCAGACATGGAAAGTCCGATTGGAGTCAACAGGTGGAGGATTTCAAACGTCCGCTCAAAGATCGTGGCAAACGTGGTGCGCAACGCATGGGGGTGTGGTTGCTGCAACAGCGGTTGCAGCCCGACTATGTCGTCAGTTCTCCCGCGGAGCGCGCTATCGTCACCGCACAGAAGACGATCAAGACCATGGGTGGCGATGCGAAAACCATCCAGGAGGATCGACGCATCTATGCCGCGAATGTGGATGAGTTGTTAAGGGTCCTCGCTGATGTGCCCCCAGAAAGCAAGCGGATCATGCTGGTGGGACACAATCCGGGTTTGGAATTACTGGCAGAGTATCTGCAGGGTGAACGCATCCCCTTACCCAGCGATGGTAAGTTGATACCCACCTCCACCCTGGTAATGATTGAGATGCCGGATGACTGGAGTGAGCTGAAGAGTGGTGACGGCAACCTGATATCCATCGTCCGTCCATCCAGCATGGATAAGAAGTTTCCCTTTCCCGACGAACATGGCACTGAGATGCGGGATCGACCGGCCTACTATTACAAGCAGTCCTCTGTGATCCCCTACAGGATCAAGGACAGCAAGGTTGAAATCCTGGTGGTGATGTCGAGTAAGCGCAAGCATTGGGTATTGCCGAAAGGGATCAGCGAACCCGCATTGAGCCTGCAGGATTCGGCTGCCAAAGAGGCCCTTGAGGAGGCGGGTATCGAGGGAGAGGTGGCGGAAGAGCCGGTGGGCACCTATACCTATGATAAATGGGGTGCCGAATGCACGGTGAAGGTCTACCCGATGCGGGTCACCCGCGAGTTGCCGGAAAGCGAATGGGAAGAGAATCACCGCGGACGCGAGTGGCTGTCGCCAAAGCTGGCGATGAGACGGGTCAAACAGGCGGAATTGAAACCGATGATTCAAGTCCTGGCCAAGCAACTGAAAGGTTAG
- a CDS encoding histidine phosphatase family protein: protein MARLIAALLRHGEYQQLPDTPSALQPFPLTRPGAEQAERSVTLIQGSLETFKWSLHPVIDSSRLLRGWQTADVLRKGLQIGSHDRLQIESFDVLAERSLGSAANLTLQQIESVLRADPRFTSPPRGWKSDSHYRLPLQGAESLMDAGERVAEHIQRRLLELQTQVEVDTVKLFVGHGAAFRHAAHRLGVLPFERIAAVSMYHCRPVFLERLSDGSWQHLTGDWKIRSGGDSFDD, encoded by the coding sequence GTGGCTAGATTGATAGCCGCTTTGTTGCGTCATGGTGAGTATCAACAACTGCCCGATACCCCGAGTGCCCTGCAACCCTTTCCCTTGACCAGGCCGGGCGCGGAACAGGCGGAGCGGTCGGTAACCCTGATCCAGGGTAGCCTCGAGACGTTCAAATGGTCGTTGCACCCGGTGATCGACAGCTCACGCCTGCTGCGTGGCTGGCAGACCGCAGATGTGTTGCGCAAGGGATTACAGATCGGCAGTCACGACAGGTTGCAAATCGAATCCTTCGACGTCTTGGCTGAACGGTCATTGGGTTCGGCAGCCAATCTTACATTGCAACAGATCGAGTCGGTGCTCAGGGCAGACCCTCGCTTTACGTCACCGCCTAGGGGTTGGAAGTCTGACAGCCACTATCGGCTGCCGCTTCAGGGGGCGGAATCCCTGATGGATGCGGGTGAACGGGTGGCTGAACATATTCAGCGACGCCTGCTGGAGCTGCAAACGCAAGTGGAGGTGGATACCGTGAAGCTGTTCGTGGGTCATGGTGCGGCCTTTCGCCATGCGGCTCACCGCCTGGGTGTATTGCCGTTTGAACGGATCGCGGCAGTGAGTATGTATCATTGCCGGCCGGTTTTTCTCGAACGTCTGTCGGATGGGTCCTGGCAGCATCTTACAGGAGACTGGAAAATCCGTTCCGGTGGAGACTCTTTTGACGACTAA
- a CDS encoding metallophosphoesterase: MTTKNNNDARPHHKYLPVYKGLKWLDVDLPTNGEPWLSGRRLSVAKERGQRSSAELLLREVVKQGEWQWPKHKHYFFSDLHADADAFVASLVASGGVRKTGNEACALKLTSHGKDAIFVIGGDCFDKGPSNLKLLQVIRQLRKLGAKVLLLAGNHDIRIKLGIASVGMDPDPRHDHFFIRMGSKVVPMLREIADEYLQDKNALKGIPPTRTCRRILYPPKRWFKEFPKMASWVMPDKRMARELKRLQEKIDAFESDCKAVGLSLRHVYAAVMKWQELFLKPGGEFAWFFKQMRLVYRRGSFLFVHAGMDDRMAKLIKRKGIKYLNKEFRESIEDEIFEFYYGPMANLIRTKYRDVDMPLTRKGIKLLNEAGIYTIVHGHANRHHGQRIMLRKGMIHFECDATLDRHSRKKEGLKGEGAAVTIIHPKRLVMGVSTDYPHIKVFDQKSFT, encoded by the coding sequence TTGACGACTAAAAACAATAACGACGCTAGACCTCACCACAAGTATCTGCCGGTTTACAAGGGTTTGAAATGGCTTGATGTGGATCTGCCCACAAACGGTGAGCCATGGCTCTCGGGTAGGCGGCTATCGGTGGCCAAGGAGCGGGGGCAGCGTAGCTCTGCCGAGCTGTTATTGAGAGAAGTGGTGAAACAGGGTGAGTGGCAGTGGCCGAAACACAAGCACTATTTTTTTTCCGACCTGCACGCCGATGCGGATGCCTTTGTCGCCTCCCTGGTGGCTTCGGGCGGGGTGAGGAAGACAGGTAACGAAGCCTGTGCATTGAAACTGACATCCCATGGTAAAGATGCCATTTTCGTGATTGGAGGAGACTGTTTCGATAAAGGTCCCAGTAACTTGAAACTGTTGCAGGTGATACGACAGCTTAGAAAACTGGGTGCCAAAGTGTTACTGCTTGCGGGTAATCACGATATACGCATTAAGCTGGGGATTGCATCGGTTGGTATGGATCCCGATCCACGCCATGATCATTTTTTTATCCGTATGGGGAGTAAAGTCGTACCCATGCTGCGCGAGATCGCGGATGAGTACCTGCAGGACAAGAATGCCTTGAAGGGTATACCGCCTACCCGCACCTGTCGCCGCATACTCTACCCACCGAAGCGTTGGTTCAAAGAGTTTCCAAAGATGGCAAGCTGGGTAATGCCTGATAAGCGCATGGCCAGGGAGCTGAAGCGTCTGCAGGAGAAGATCGATGCCTTTGAGTCGGACTGCAAGGCGGTGGGCCTCAGCTTGCGTCATGTCTACGCCGCAGTGATGAAATGGCAGGAGCTGTTTCTCAAACCCGGTGGTGAATTTGCATGGTTCTTCAAACAGATGAGACTGGTCTATCGCCGGGGTTCATTTCTTTTTGTGCATGCGGGTATGGATGACAGAATGGCGAAACTGATCAAGCGTAAAGGCATCAAGTACCTAAACAAGGAGTTCAGGGAGAGTATCGAGGATGAGATCTTTGAGTTCTACTATGGTCCGATGGCCAATCTGATTCGCACCAAGTACAGGGACGTGGATATGCCGCTTACGCGCAAGGGAATCAAGTTGTTGAACGAGGCGGGGATCTACACCATTGTGCATGGCCATGCCAATCGCCATCACGGACAGCGTATCATGCTGCGTAAAGGGATGATCCATTTTGAATGCGATGCCACGCTGGATCGCCACAGTCGCAAGAAAGAGGGACTCAAGGGGGAGGGTGCCGCTGTAACCATCATCCATCCCAAACGCCTGGTCATGGGAGTCAGTACCGACTATCCCCATATCAAGGTATTTGACCAGAAGTCGTTTACTTAG
- a CDS encoding amphi-Trp domain-containing protein: MRQGKKNFRHESLQDKDSIQALMKAISQGIAKGKLTLSDEDGEMVMQPDGLLQLKVTATQDEERHRINLRITWQVEAERPKKSKHLKVKVK; encoded by the coding sequence ATGAGACAAGGCAAGAAAAATTTCCGTCATGAGTCTTTGCAGGATAAAGATTCCATTCAGGCACTCATGAAAGCGATCTCGCAAGGGATCGCCAAAGGCAAACTGACCTTGAGCGACGAGGACGGTGAGATGGTTATGCAGCCGGATGGGCTGCTGCAGCTGAAGGTCACCGCCACCCAGGATGAGGAGCGGCATCGCATCAATCTGCGGATTACCTGGCAGGTTGAGGCAGAGCGGCCGAAAAAGAGTAAACACTTGAAGGTGAAAGTGAAGTAG
- the pncC gene encoding nicotinamide-nucleotide amidase gives MEALSAQAVAAITKGCAEHLRRHGYRLVVAESCTGGWLAKILTDLAGSSDWFDRGFVTYSNQAKQAMLGVSSSTLQQFGAVSEACVLEMTEGALRESGAEVAVAISGVAGPGGGSVEKPVGSVYFAWQIKGDEGITGRQSFPGDRNQVRWQAVVHALQELERLLSE, from the coding sequence ATGGAGGCTTTATCGGCGCAGGCCGTTGCAGCGATAACCAAAGGTTGTGCCGAACATCTGCGCCGACACGGCTATCGCCTGGTTGTGGCGGAGTCCTGTACCGGTGGCTGGCTGGCCAAGATATTGACCGATCTGGCGGGTAGCAGCGATTGGTTCGATCGTGGTTTTGTGACCTACAGCAATCAGGCAAAGCAGGCCATGTTGGGGGTCTCTTCCTCCACCCTGCAGCAATTCGGCGCCGTCAGCGAAGCCTGTGTCCTGGAGATGACTGAAGGAGCATTGAGGGAGAGCGGCGCCGAGGTCGCTGTGGCGATCAGCGGAGTCGCAGGACCCGGCGGCGGCAGTGTGGAAAAACCGGTGGGAAGCGTCTACTTTGCCTGGCAGATCAAGGGAGATGAGGGGATAACAGGTCGGCAATCTTTCCCTGGTGATCGCAACCAGGTGCGGTGGCAGGCGGTTGTTCATGCCTTGCAAGAACTTGAGCGTTTATTGAGTGAGTGA
- the thpR gene encoding RNA 2',3'-cyclic phosphodiesterase, with translation MSGQRYFFALWPDEAVRDQLDLLARTSQPGEGRRHAADDLHMTVVFLGQIAPSQRRCMEDIADTVRVPTFQLSIDHTGYWSRPRILWASPGETPQALSQLVADLNNGLTGCGHEPEQRAYKPHVTLFRKARQVVPAQLPQPIVWQVKEFVLAASANTGLSGTRYQVLRRWPLD, from the coding sequence ATGAGTGGTCAGCGTTATTTCTTTGCCCTGTGGCCAGATGAGGCGGTACGTGATCAGCTCGATCTATTGGCCCGCACTTCGCAGCCTGGAGAAGGGCGTCGGCATGCCGCCGATGATCTGCATATGACAGTGGTCTTTCTCGGACAAATAGCGCCATCTCAAAGGCGTTGCATGGAAGATATTGCCGATACCGTCAGGGTACCGACTTTTCAGTTGTCCATCGACCATACCGGTTACTGGTCGAGACCAAGGATCCTCTGGGCTTCACCAGGAGAGACCCCACAAGCACTTAGTCAACTGGTCGCCGATTTAAACAATGGTCTGACCGGTTGTGGTCACGAACCGGAACAACGCGCCTATAAACCTCACGTCACACTCTTCAGAAAGGCGCGCCAGGTTGTTCCGGCACAACTGCCACAACCCATAGTCTGGCAGGTGAAAGAGTTCGTTTTGGCAGCTTCGGCAAACACGGGTTTGTCCGGGACGCGCTATCAGGTTCTACGACGCTGGCCATTGGATTAG
- a CDS encoding ABC transporter ATP-binding protein — translation MSSDVTYPLSKSGLREGEYRWNELIDMVLHHRRELIAANLIAVLGAIAAVPVPLLIPLLVDEVLLNQPGRAIAAMNALFPQAWHGPVLYIMAILVLTLILRLLALIFGVWQTWQFTRIAKDVIFHIRRDLLLRLERISMSAYETMGSGTVASHLVTDLEAVDSFVSVTTSKFLVASLSIIGTAIVLLWINWALALFILLLNPLVIYFTTIFGRKVKHLKKRENSAFQLFQESLEETLDAIQQIRASNRERHYIRRIIDKADHIRHHSAAFTWKSDAANRLSFMIFLFGFDIFRAVSMFMVLWSDLTIGEMLGVYAYLWFMMGPVQEVLNIQYAYNGAQAALSRINDMLKVDLEPTYPHKHNPFLGKSTVSLRLEDIQFAYGDGSSVLNGVNLEIKAGEKVAFVGASGGGKTTLVQIILGLYPVKTGRVLFDGVAVDEIGMDVVRDHVATVLQHPALLNDSVRINLTLGREIEDEKLWQALEIAQLKQTIQAMEQGLETLIGRFGVRLSGGQRQRLAIARMVLTDPKVVILDEATSALDTTTEGDLHEALQNFLQGRTTVIIAHRLSAVKQADRVLVFEDGQVVEEGRHEELLQNNGLYTSLYGRQEQHSQ, via the coding sequence ATGAGTAGCGATGTCACATACCCACTATCCAAATCCGGCTTGCGCGAGGGGGAATATCGCTGGAATGAGCTGATCGACATGGTGCTGCATCACCGCCGCGAACTCATCGCCGCGAATCTGATTGCCGTGCTGGGCGCCATTGCCGCCGTACCTGTTCCCCTGTTGATACCACTGCTGGTGGACGAAGTGCTGCTGAACCAGCCCGGGCGGGCGATTGCCGCCATGAATGCCCTGTTTCCCCAGGCTTGGCACGGGCCTGTGCTCTACATTATGGCAATCCTGGTCCTCACCCTCATTCTGCGCCTTCTCGCCCTTATCTTCGGGGTATGGCAGACCTGGCAATTCACCAGGATCGCCAAGGATGTCATTTTTCACATCCGACGGGATCTGCTCCTCAGGCTTGAACGCATCTCCATGTCCGCCTACGAGACCATGGGCAGCGGTACCGTCGCCTCCCACCTGGTCACCGATCTGGAAGCCGTGGACAGCTTTGTCAGCGTTACCACCAGCAAGTTTCTGGTGGCCTCGTTGAGCATCATCGGAACCGCAATCGTGCTGCTCTGGATCAACTGGGCCCTGGCCCTGTTCATCCTCTTGCTCAATCCCCTGGTGATCTACTTCACCACCATCTTCGGTCGCAAGGTCAAGCACCTCAAGAAGCGGGAAAACTCCGCCTTTCAACTGTTCCAGGAATCCCTCGAAGAGACCTTGGATGCGATCCAGCAGATACGCGCCAGTAACCGGGAGCGCCACTACATTCGACGCATCATCGATAAGGCCGACCATATCCGCCATCACTCTGCCGCATTCACCTGGAAGAGCGATGCCGCCAATCGACTCTCCTTCATGATCTTCCTGTTCGGTTTCGACATCTTTCGTGCTGTGAGCATGTTTATGGTGCTCTGGTCAGATCTGACTATCGGCGAGATGCTTGGTGTCTACGCCTATCTCTGGTTCATGATGGGACCGGTGCAGGAAGTATTGAATATCCAGTATGCCTATAATGGCGCGCAAGCGGCTCTCAGCCGCATCAACGATATGCTGAAGGTCGATCTTGAACCGACCTACCCACACAAGCACAACCCCTTTCTCGGCAAGTCCACCGTCAGCCTTCGTCTTGAGGATATCCAGTTTGCCTATGGTGATGGTTCGTCTGTCTTGAATGGCGTCAACCTGGAGATCAAGGCCGGTGAAAAGGTTGCTTTCGTCGGCGCCAGCGGCGGTGGCAAGACCACCTTGGTGCAGATCATACTGGGTCTCTATCCGGTCAAGACCGGACGGGTGTTGTTTGACGGAGTTGCGGTAGATGAGATCGGCATGGATGTGGTGCGGGATCATGTGGCCACCGTGCTACAACACCCCGCCCTACTCAATGACAGCGTCAGGATCAACCTCACCCTGGGTCGCGAGATCGAAGATGAGAAGCTGTGGCAGGCCCTGGAGATTGCTCAACTTAAGCAGACCATTCAAGCCATGGAGCAAGGCCTGGAGACCCTGATCGGCCGTTTCGGCGTCCGTCTCTCCGGAGGACAGCGGCAACGCCTCGCCATCGCCCGCATGGTATTGACCGATCCCAAGGTGGTGATTCTCGACGAGGCCACCTCCGCCCTGGATACCACAACGGAAGGCGACCTGCATGAGGCCCTGCAGAACTTTCTACAGGGACGAACCACGGTCATCATTGCCCACAGACTAAGCGCGGTAAAACAGGCTGACCGGGTATTGGTCTTTGAAGATGGCCAGGTAGTGGAAGAGGGTCGCCATGAAGAGTTATTGCAAAACAATGGCCTCTACACCTCTCTTTACGGACGTCAGGAGCAGCACAGTCAGTAG